The Alistipes megaguti sequence TCAAGAGGAAGGCGATCTTCAGGTAGAGGGCGTTGCCGTGGGGCGCCGCGGCGGCTACCTCGGCATAGTCGAGCGACTCGCAGTCGGTGGCGGCCGCCAGCAGCAGGATGCCCAGGTAGGCCATGGCGATGCCCGTCGAGCAGACGAAGACGTATTTCCATGCCGCCTCGAGCGTCTGGGCCGTGCGGCGGTGGTAGATGATTCCGGCCGAGCAGAGCGTCGTGGCTTCGAGGAAGATCCACGTCACGGCCAGGTTCGAGGCGAAGTACGAACCGGCGATGGCCGTCGTCAGCAGCATCACCAGCCCCGAGTAGGCACGGGTCTGGACGAGGTCGTTGTCGCGCAGGTAGGCCTCCGAATGGAAGTAGGCGAAGGCCGAGACGATGCACAGCAGTACGTAGAAGAGCGTCCCCGGGGCGTCGAAGCGGAACCACGAGGCCGACGTCGTGTCGTAGAGCCCTCCGAAGAGAATGGCGCAGGCAAAGGCCGCCTGCACGGCGTAGAAGAGCACGCCCGTGAGGAAGAGCTGCCGCTCGCGGCGCACCAGAAAGGCCGCCGCCGCGATCAGAATACTTGCGATCAGATAGACTATCATGGCCTTAGTCCTTTACGTTGGTCAGCGAATCGGCGTCGTCGGCGTGGAGCTTGTCGTCGATCTTGGTGAAGAAGATGCCCAGCATCAGCACCGAGATGAGGATGTCGAGCAGGATGGCGAAGTTGATCAGCAGGGGCATCTCCACGCCGATGGCCGTCGAGAAGAGGAACACGCCGTTCTCGATCACCAGAAAACCGACCATGTGGGAGAAGATCCGCTGCCGCATCACGATGAGGATCAGACCGCTCAGCAGCGAGTAGAGCGCCACGCCGAAGAAGAGCAGGTCGACCGTCGAGTCGGCGATGTAGTAGGTCAGCGAGGCGCTCACGCCCAGCGCCACGATCGACAGCACGAGCGATCCGGCCTGCGACGAACCCGAACGGCGCACGCGGTTGATGCGCGTGCGGCGGATCACGGCGAAGAGCAGCCACGGAACCAGAATGCCCTTGAAGAGCAGCGTCTCGAGGGCCACGAAGGCCAGCTCGGCGGGGTTGGCGGCGTGCAGACGCACCAGCGCAATGCCGAACAGCAGCCACCCCTGCAGCCCGATCAGCGAGGCGAAGTTGCGGAAACGCTCCGTGATCGAGAGGTAGACGAGCGTCACGACGTAGAGTAGAATCAGCGGCAGAATCATTGGATACCGATATTAAGTTGCAACAGGTAGCCCGTGAAGAAGACCAGGGCGGCCAGTGCCGTGATGGTGAGCAGGAAGGTGGTGTTGCGGATGAGCTTGTTGCGGGCCTGCGTCGACTCGACGATCCCCACCGAGAGCCCCGTGAGCAGCACGGCCAGCGGCGCGGCGAACCACCACCGCGGGCAAAGGGCCGCCGCCACGGCATCGGCCGCCAGCATCGACAGCGCCGCACTCTTCAGCCAGTTCGCGATCTTGATGTAGGCCAGATCGACGCCGCAGTAGTCGAGGCACATCACCTCGTGGATCATCGTCAGTTCGAGGTGCGTGCGGGGGTCGTCGACCGGCACGCGGCCGCTTTCGGTGAAGACGATCTTCGTCAGCACGTAGGCCGCCAGCAGCAGGACGATGATCAGCTGCGTGTCGTCGGAGGCTCCGGTGTCGAAGAGTTCGGCGAAGGAGATGTGGCCCGAGAGCAGGGCCAGCGTCCCGATGGTGAGCATCAGCGCCGGTTCGACCAGCGCCCCGTAGAGCGCTTCGCGGCTGGCGCCCATCCCCTCGAACGAGCTGCCCGTATCCATGGCCGCCAGAATCAGCGCCCCGCGGCCCAGAGCCAGCAGGTAGGCGAAGGCCACCACGTCGCCGTCGAACGAGACCACCGGCGGCAGATTGCCCACCGGAATGAAGAGCAGCGCCAGAAGCGACGCGCCCAGGATGACCGACGGCGTCGTGCGGAACAGTACGGTGGTCGTCGTCGAGTAGACGGCCCCCTTGCGCAGCAGCAGGCGTACGTCGTAGAGGTGTTGGGCGAAACGGATGCCCTTGCGGCCCGCCAGCCGGGCCCGCGTGCGGTTGATCAGCCCCGGAATGCAGAGGGCCGCCGCCAGAAGCAGAAGCAGATTGAGCAGTGCCATGGCATCAGATGATATGGAGGATCGACAACAGGAAGACCAGCGCCAGGAAGGCCAGGGCAAAGAGCACGTAGTGGTTAATCTTGCCCGTACGCAGGCGCATGACGCGCTGGTTGATCAGGCGCAGCAGTTCGACCCACCACGCCGAGAAGAGGCGTCCGATGCGGTCGCGGTGGCCGACGTCGAAGCGGTGGGCGTCGGGGAAGATCTCGCCCTTGCCCACGGGCGACCCCTCGCCGCTGTTCTGTGTCAGTGACGTGGCGATCGACTGCAGCCCTTCGGAGAAGGACTCGCCCGTATACTGCATGCGGGTGTTCACCGCCGTGAAGCCGCAGCCCCACGTCGGGCCCTCGGCCACCTGACGTCCGCGCAGCGTGCGGCGTCGCAGCCATGCCAGGATGGCGACGACCAGAATCAGCCCCCAGGCGATGCGCCCGACTGCGGTGAGCGTCGGCGAGAGCAGCCAGTCGGCGGCATCCGACGGCGTGCGCAGGAAAAACTCCGCGGCGCGCGTCACGCACCCCACGGCCGCCCGCGGGAAGAGTCCCACGAGGAGGATGCCCGCCAGCGGCAGCGCCATGGCGGCCAGCCGCAGGTTGTCGACCTCCGAGGCTTCGGCCACCTCATGCGAGCGGGGCGAGCCGAGGAAGACCGTGCCGTAGAGCTTCGTGAAGGCCAGCACGGCCACGCCGCCGATCAGCGCCAGCGCCGCCAGACCGGCCGCCGAGGCGAGGATGTTGCTTCCCGAGGCGATGCCGTCGAGCAGCCCGAGGTAGACGAGCAACTCCGAGACGAAGCCGTTGAGCGGCGGCAGGGCGCAGATGGCGGCCGTGGCCGCCAGGAAGAGCAGCGACGTGAGGGGCATGTGTTTCGTAAGGCCGCCCAGCGCGTCGAGCGACGTGGTGTGGGTCTGCGAGAGAATGTTGCCGGCCCCGAAGAAGAGCAGCGACTTGAAGAACGAGTGGTTGAGCGAGTGGAGCAGCGCCCCGGCGATGCCGCACAGCGCCACCATCTGGTTGCCCGAGGCCTTGCCCAGCGCCGCGATGCCCACGGCCAGCAGGATGATGCCGATGTTTTCGATCGAGGAGTAGGCCAGCAGGCGCTTCACGTCGTTCTGCATGGCGGCCAGAATGACGCCCCACAGGCCGGTGATGATCCCCACGACGAGGAGAATCACCCCGGCGGTGTGCAGTACGGGCAGATCGCCCAGGGCGGCCGTCGTGCGCAGGATGCCGTAGATGCCCGTCTTGATCATCACGCCCGACATCAGCGCCGAGACGTGCGACGGGGCGGCCGGATGGGCCTCCGGCAGCCAGACGTGCAGCGGGAAGAGGCCGGCCTTCATGCCGAAGCCCGCCAGAAAGACGAGGAAGAGCGGCAGTGCCGGCTTCGTGTGGAAGTATTGGCCCAGGGCGTCGAACGTCGCGCGTCCGCAGACGGCGTCCAGCCGCACGAACCCCACGACCAGCAGCACGAAGCCCACGTGCATCATGATCAGGTAGGCCAGCGCCGCGCGGCTCACCTCACGGCGTTGGGCGTCGTAGAGGATCAGCAGGAACGACGCCACGGTCATCAGCTCCCAGAAGAAGAGGAACGAGTAGCCGCCGTCGGAGCAGACGACGCCCAGCATGGCGTAGGCCATCACCGTGAGCGAGGTGTAGTGCAGCGAGACGTGGGCCGGGGACTTCTCCCGGAGCGTGTGGGCCAGATAGCCCCGCGAATAGAGCACCGAAGCTACCGAGCCGATCGAGATCAGCAGGACGAAGAGCGCCGAGAGCGGGTCCATCGATCCCGAATCGCCGCCGAAAAGCGTGCCGGGGATCATCCACAGCGATTCGGTGCCTCCGTCGGCCAGTACGCCGATGGCCCGGACCGAGGCCCACAGGGCTCCGGCGGCCGTCAGGGCGAGGGCCGTCCACGCCTTGGCCCGCAGCGGCGTCGAGAAGATCGCCGCCACGACCACCACGAGGAACAACAGGGTGTAGATAAATAGCATATTCTGCGGGTA is a genomic window containing:
- a CDS encoding respiratory chain complex I subunit 1 family protein — translated: MALLNLLLLLAAALCIPGLINRTRARLAGRKGIRFAQHLYDVRLLLRKGAVYSTTTTVLFRTTPSVILGASLLALLFIPVGNLPPVVSFDGDVVAFAYLLALGRGALILAAMDTGSSFEGMGASREALYGALVEPALMLTIGTLALLSGHISFAELFDTGASDDTQLIIVLLLAAYVLTKIVFTESGRVPVDDPRTHLELTMIHEVMCLDYCGVDLAYIKIANWLKSAALSMLAADAVAAALCPRWWFAAPLAVLLTGLSVGIVESTQARNKLIRNTTFLLTITALAALVFFTGYLLQLNIGIQ
- a CDS encoding proton-conducting transporter membrane subunit; the protein is MLFIYTLLFLVVVVAAIFSTPLRAKAWTALALTAAGALWASVRAIGVLADGGTESLWMIPGTLFGGDSGSMDPLSALFVLLISIGSVASVLYSRGYLAHTLREKSPAHVSLHYTSLTVMAYAMLGVVCSDGGYSFLFFWELMTVASFLLILYDAQRREVSRAALAYLIMMHVGFVLLVVGFVRLDAVCGRATFDALGQYFHTKPALPLFLVFLAGFGMKAGLFPLHVWLPEAHPAAPSHVSALMSGVMIKTGIYGILRTTAALGDLPVLHTAGVILLVVGIITGLWGVILAAMQNDVKRLLAYSSIENIGIILLAVGIAALGKASGNQMVALCGIAGALLHSLNHSFFKSLLFFGAGNILSQTHTTSLDALGGLTKHMPLTSLLFLAATAAICALPPLNGFVSELLVYLGLLDGIASGSNILASAAGLAALALIGGVAVLAFTKLYGTVFLGSPRSHEVAEASEVDNLRLAAMALPLAGILLVGLFPRAAVGCVTRAAEFFLRTPSDAADWLLSPTLTAVGRIAWGLILVVAILAWLRRRTLRGRQVAEGPTWGCGFTAVNTRMQYTGESFSEGLQSIATSLTQNSGEGSPVGKGEIFPDAHRFDVGHRDRIGRLFSAWWVELLRLINQRVMRLRTGKINHYVLFALAFLALVFLLSILHII